TCTTCATATTAGAAGTAGCCTGTTGTATTCCCCTGAGTGTCAAATTTGCGCAGCCATACAAGTCAAGAACCTCCAATTCCTTGCATCCTCCTGATATTGCGTTGAGGCCAACAACAGATAGCTTTGAGAACCTAATTACGAGATGCTTCAAATTTTGCATGAACTTCGAAATTGCAATGGCTTCCCTGTCACCATCTTGGGGGCAATCTCTTAGATAATCATCAGGAACTATGCCAACATGCTCCGATGAATCGAGCCAATTGAATATGTTCCGCTTGAGAACATTGAGGTTTCGGCAGTTCTGACCGATCATCTCCAGTGACTTGTATGAAACCTCATGGCAGTAGCTGATGTCCAATTCAGTAAGCATATGACAGCTCGATGCAACAATAAACATTGATCGATCACTTACACTTGGGCTGCTTCTAATGGAAAGAATGCTGAGCTTTGGAGACCTGCATATGAATAAAGCAAGTCAATAGTGGCACCTACAATCTCATTGACATGTCAAATGTAGGTGAAGAGAAAGCAAAATAGCATGTAGCTTTTGCTCTAAATAACTTATAGAAATGGACCCAACCTAAAACTATCTGCAGAAATGGAATGCTCTTTTATACTACTTTGCAATGAGGTTGTACAACTCACGCCAAGATCACTGGTGATGAATTTTGTGACATGTCAGTATGTCACCAGCACTGTCAATTCGGCTGCAGCTCAGTTGCTAAAATGGGTGACGCTGAGCTGCAAGAGCTCCAACTCAATGATGATGGCACCGAGCCTCTGTATTGCTGTAAGGTTCTGTCTAGTATTGTGGTGGAAACAAAACTGTTTGGctatatgatgttttttttcctttaaacgAAGTTGCAAGCAAATATGTTCTTTGTTATAAACTTGTTTTTGGATCATATGTATGTGTTGTGAAGCCACATGTATGTAGGTGCAAAGTAGAGTAGGTACCTGACACAGGTTTGGTACATTTCTGGATAATAACATAAAGAAAGGTGTTAGGAGATAAGTTGTGTTACTTGTTTTCTCATATCGGGTTGGTTTGTTCATACCAAACAACTTATCCCTGGGGATCACATTCAACATGACTCATCAAGTCTCCAACTTAAAAAGCTGATTGAGCTCAGGTTAGCGACTATGTTAAAAGATATCCCTAACTCTATGTCAGGTCAGAGTCTCATTGCTATTGGCTGGGAATAGCTCCCACGACACATAAGGGGGTAAGTGAGAGTAAGTGTGAGACTACTCTTTATCACCCCTTGCACTCAAACACATTTCCTCCACTGTTGTCCACTCATATGTTCACCAAAGGCAATAACACTACAATTTTCCAAATAACAGAAAACGTGAGCGGGCATGTGACACGAGcaatttaaatataattttcataatactactatatttcacaaaataattTTCCACAGAAGCTTGACAAATAAGAGCAATACACCAACCACCAACTCAATTTCAGTTTAGTGTATCTATTACTGTAGTGTTGGCAAACAATTTACTGGGTTAACATGCACAGAAACACCAATATACATTTACATAAGAGGCTGAATGATGGATACATATgcaataaaaacattaaaattatacaaacaGCAAtacaaaaaattgaaaaaaaattacagaataGTTGAATTGAGAAAGCTATTTTACTTAGAATGGTGTAGAAGCAGACAAACGTTCAAGATGAACCCGTAAAAACTATATGGATGGTTGGTTCTCCATGTATtatgaattttggtaatatattAGCAGGAAGACAGGAACAGACGTATTTTACTTCTTGAAATAGTTGTGTTTAAATAAGTACAAGAGTATGAGTTTCTAGAGAACTTCATTGCTGAAAAGAAGCAAAGTTTCAGGCTACTACACTCAAAATGTAATACATGAAAATCTTTTCTTGCAAATTCATGAGTACAAAACAGCACCTAGTTTTCCTTGATTGTGATGCAGTcagtttaattaaaaaaataaaatctagatCACCAACACGGCAAAACTTACAACAAATAGAGCTGTTGGTTCCCTGGAGGAATATAGAAATTTGAGAGGTTTTTCTAAGACTTTGTCTTCCTGAATAAAATAACATCACCAACATTCGACTTAAGAATGGAATTATGACCTTTAGTACAGATTCCCACACATTTGTGGCTCCATAGTTAGACTATAGGCCCCATATATCTATTCCTACACactataaaatatatcaatgAAAAATCAAGCATCAGTCAATATATTAGTTCAAATAAGAAAACCATAACTTATCATTAAGAACGGAATATGtagtttaaaatatattatattctgCAGAGTTGGGAATAAATGctaaatagagaaaaaaaagtcaccAACACCCTCCAGTGTCATGAACACATTTTACAACCTGAAAGCCCAGAGAATATAGATCTAAGGACCAAGAAGAATTATGAATGAATGCAtactacataaaaaaaaactatcagtAACTTGTATAAATTCAAGGCATTAAGGCGCACAAATAAAACTGCATCGTAATTGAGAAAGGAACAGTGGTAAATTGCGCATACAACCATTATACAGAACGCAAATATGCGCATCATTATATTCGATCTCGAAGGTCTAAGAACAGGGGCAGAGACACCACCCGGCTTGCCCAGGCGGCCTCGGGCTCGCCGGCAAAAActccattaaattttaatattgatgatGAAATTTCTATAACAAATACTAGTTATATTGAAGTTTTCCCGGACTCAAATCTTTCTAGCTCAGCCACCGTCTAAGAAGATGAAGACCATTGCTTGGTATGTGCATATTTCTTGGTCAGCAAAgagaaattagagaaaaaaaacatttccaGGAGGCCTCTGTGACGGGGAAATTGTGAGAAACTACATATGCAATTAGGCATCATATCACACGAAATTTGAACTTCTAATTAATCAACAAAAAGCTTCATGCGTCTCTAATAACTTCGAACAAAACATCacttccagaaaaaaaaaagaagaaaacatataaaattttacACGTTTGTACCTttcggcggcgaaggcgagggcgTCGTCGGAGCAGTGCCGGACGCGGACCTCCCTGAGCTCCCCCGCGGCGAGCGAGGAGGCGGACCGGAGCATGGCGTCGACGCGGCGCTGGAAGGCGGGCGTCCACcactcggcggcgtcggcgccgacggACGCGAAGGCGGGCTCGAGGTCGAGCGCGGCGAAGAGCgccgggcgggaggcggcggcgtcccgcCACGCCCGGCAGCACGCCATGGCGCCGCGCCACACGTCCTCCAGGCCCAGCCGCGAGAACGCCTCCGCCAGGCACACCGGGGTCATCTCCGACCAGTcccgctcctccgccaccgccgccgattcGCCGCCGGCCACATCGCCCGTCGCCATATCGAGCGGCTAGGCTAGGCTAGGGTTTTCTGCTCTTAAATTCCCTGGCCCCAGTTCGTTTCCCCTTTtgtctcaaaaaataaaaatacttttttttagagagagactACAGAACGGGTCCCGTTAGAACGGGATATTTTAAGAGACTTCTTCCTTTCTTTCCGTTAGCTTCCATGTGCGTTTCCCCGGACACCTAGTATCTTGAGTACCAGCTggtacctgatacctggtacctgGTATATTTGGTACCGACTGGGTACCGACTGATATTTGGTACCggctggtacctaggtatcacaGACTTGGTACCTGAGTACCTGGTAACTTGGTACCggctgatacctaggtatcataAACTTTGGTACCTGGGTACCAGGCCTGATACTTGTGGGTACCAGGCTTGATACTGAGGTATCGCGATTAATACCTAATAGAGAAGGCCATGGCACGGACGCAAAAGATGGTGAGGTCCGGCTGGAAGTCGGCGACGACCATCTCCAAAAACATGCGCTTCAGCAACTTCATCTTGAAGTTGATGGTGAAAGAGAGGAGGTAGAGGTTCTAGAGCAGATTGTCACCGGCGTTGCAGTGACAGAGGCACCGAGACCgccggcttcttcttcttttgcggtggcggaggaggagccaccTGCACTCAccggcaaggaggcggcgggagcagcgggcAAGGACGATGGCACTGGTGGATCGCGAGGGCGATGGAGACCTTGGTGAGGAGtgcgagggaggaggggagaggcctCGACGCCGGCAGCGACGGGGGGCGCCAGTAGAAGAAGCGGCGCCGCAGTgggcggaggacggcgtcgaggaggcgCGACGAGATCACCCTCGATGCCGCcccgacctcgccgacgccgtgccgtcgtcgtccacctcggccaccggagacgacgacgacgacgaccccttcCTCCTAGCTGGCTTCATCTCTATGCTCTTGGACTTCTCCTGACTCCTGAGGACTTCTCCTAACTcctgagtgagagagagagagattgtggAGGGGAAGGGATCGAAGGAGATAAGGTTGATGAGACCTTATCCCGTTGTGACGGGATACTATTGTGTAGATTTTCTCGTAGTACTTTGGTCCACCTTTTATTATCCATGTTTTCTATCTTTTTCAATTTGGACCGGA
The Oryza glaberrima chromosome 8, OglaRS2, whole genome shotgun sequence DNA segment above includes these coding regions:
- the LOC127781178 gene encoding F-box protein SKIP1-like; its protein translation is MATGDVAGGESAAVAEERDWSEMTPVCLAEAFSRLGLEDVWRGAMACCRAWRDAAASRPALFAALDLEPAFASVGADAAEWWTPAFQRRVDAMLRSASSLAAGELREVRVRHCSDDALAFAAERSPKLSILSIRSSPSVSDRSMFIVASSCHMLTELDISYCHEVSYKSLEMIGQNCRNLNVLKRNIFNWLDSSEHVGIVPDDYLRDCPQDGDREAIAISKFMQNLKHLVIRFSKLSVVGLNAISGGCKELEVLDLYGCANLTLRGIQQATSNMKNLKELEKPNFYIPRSSFHMGRYGHWQLYDERFQTNVFQI